One window from the genome of Rickettsiella endosymbiont of Xylota segnis encodes:
- a CDS encoding DNA translocase FtsK: MKKTSTEEFLQLSLKQRLLEGLLIVSGALALFLFLALWTHHPALHTKVSMNIAGRWGDQLAHYFFYSFGSLAYLFPALLVYGGWQCFKGRFSSLSFSYPFLALRILGFLTIFIAACGLAALHSTHTKHGYTPGGQLGNIVTKSFIVQFNVVGSTLFLLALLLASTTLATGFSWLNIIDKISSYIAVMPGKIAEKIKKLIMYAIKKRASEKIKPPHTSTLNKIDTINMSHSKSSPQFNSIIKSPLSNTEITNHNPLSIKPYSPPTTIVSNKKNITESLPSLTLLDPAEKLSKEGYTRDELEQLSRDVELRLKDFGIQVQVVAVHPGPVITRFEMQPAAGIKVSRITGLAKDLARSLSVVSVRIVEVIPGKSVIGLEVPNKHREIVRLSEILSSTAYQHARSPLSLALGKDIAGHPVIVDLGKMPHLLVAGTTGSGKSVGLNAMLLSILYKATPQQVRLIMIDPKMLELAIYEGIPHLLAPVVTDMKEAANALRWCVAEMERRYKLMAHLGVRNLAGHNQKIQEANDKGQPLNDPFWKAEQGGKAETLEHLPYIIVLIDEFADMMMVVGKKVEELIARIAQKARAAGIHLILATQRPSVDVITGLIKANIPTRISFQVSSKIDSRTILDQQGADQLLGHGDMLYLAPGTGVPIRVHGAFVADQEVHHVVNALKKSAVPEYMLDLTQANLNEGGDLDFLDNNSSEKDVLYDQAVQIVIDTRRASISSIQRRLKIGYNRAARLMEDMEKAGLVSAMESNGNRDILIPDRLNE, translated from the coding sequence TTGAAAAAAACTAGCACTGAAGAATTTTTACAGTTGAGTCTCAAACAGCGCCTTTTAGAGGGCCTACTCATCGTGAGTGGAGCCTTAGCTCTTTTTTTGTTTTTAGCCTTGTGGACTCACCATCCAGCACTACATACCAAAGTCTCAATGAACATAGCAGGCCGCTGGGGAGATCAACTTGCCCATTACTTTTTTTATAGTTTTGGTTCTTTAGCCTATTTGTTCCCGGCATTACTAGTGTATGGAGGATGGCAATGTTTTAAAGGTCGTTTTTCTAGCTTATCTTTTAGTTATCCTTTTTTGGCTTTGCGTATATTAGGTTTCCTCACTATTTTTATTGCAGCTTGTGGACTCGCTGCTTTACACAGTACGCATACAAAACATGGCTATACTCCAGGAGGACAATTAGGAAATATTGTTACAAAAAGTTTTATTGTTCAATTTAACGTAGTAGGCAGTACATTATTTCTATTGGCGCTTTTATTAGCCAGCACAACGCTTGCAACTGGTTTTTCTTGGTTAAATATTATCGATAAAATAAGCAGCTATATCGCGGTAATGCCAGGAAAAATTGCCGAAAAAATAAAAAAACTCATCATGTATGCTATAAAAAAAAGAGCATCTGAAAAAATTAAGCCCCCGCATACAAGCACTTTGAATAAGATTGACACAATAAATATGTCTCACAGTAAATCTTCACCTCAATTTAATTCTATAATAAAGTCACCCCTATCTAACACAGAAATAACTAATCATAATCCTCTATCTATAAAGCCTTATTCGCCCCCTACCACTATAGTTTCAAATAAAAAAAATATTACTGAATCTCTTCCTTCATTAACTCTATTAGATCCAGCTGAAAAATTAAGTAAAGAAGGATACACACGCGATGAACTAGAGCAACTATCACGTGATGTTGAGCTACGATTAAAAGACTTTGGGATTCAAGTACAAGTTGTAGCCGTACATCCAGGACCTGTAATTACACGTTTCGAAATGCAACCGGCTGCAGGAATTAAAGTAAGCCGTATAACAGGACTCGCCAAAGATTTAGCTCGGTCATTATCAGTCGTTAGTGTACGAATTGTGGAAGTTATTCCTGGGAAGTCTGTTATTGGACTCGAAGTTCCGAACAAACATCGCGAAATTGTTCGGCTCAGTGAAATATTAAGCTCAACCGCGTATCAACATGCGAGATCGCCGCTTTCTCTTGCCTTAGGTAAAGATATAGCCGGCCATCCAGTCATCGTTGATCTAGGAAAAATGCCGCATCTACTTGTTGCAGGGACTACAGGTTCGGGAAAGTCAGTCGGTCTCAATGCCATGCTTCTTAGTATTTTATATAAAGCAACGCCTCAGCAAGTTAGATTGATTATGATAGACCCAAAAATGTTGGAATTAGCTATCTATGAAGGTATTCCTCATCTTTTAGCACCCGTTGTCACCGATATGAAAGAAGCAGCGAATGCATTACGTTGGTGCGTCGCGGAAATGGAGCGTCGTTATAAATTAATGGCACATTTGGGAGTAAGAAATTTAGCAGGACATAACCAAAAAATTCAAGAAGCCAATGATAAAGGGCAGCCACTTAATGATCCTTTTTGGAAAGCTGAGCAAGGTGGTAAAGCAGAAACTTTAGAACATCTCCCCTATATTATTGTATTAATCGATGAATTTGCTGACATGATGATGGTAGTTGGCAAAAAAGTTGAAGAATTAATTGCAAGAATTGCCCAAAAAGCTAGAGCAGCAGGTATACATCTGATTCTAGCTACGCAAAGACCTTCTGTTGATGTTATTACCGGCTTAATCAAAGCAAATATTCCCACACGCATCTCTTTTCAGGTCTCATCAAAAATTGATTCTCGTACTATTCTTGATCAACAAGGTGCTGATCAACTATTAGGACATGGGGATATGTTGTATTTAGCTCCTGGAACGGGTGTTCCTATTCGAGTCCATGGAGCATTCGTCGCTGACCAGGAAGTTCACCATGTAGTCAACGCCTTAAAAAAATCAGCTGTGCCAGAATATATGCTTGATCTCACTCAAGCTAATCTTAATGAAGGCGGAGATTTAGATTTTTTAGACAATAACTCCAGTGAAAAAGATGTGTTGTATGATCAAGCTGTACAAATTGTAATAGATACACGCCGTGCTTCTATTTCGAGCATTCAGCGACGACTTAAAATTGGCTATAACCGCGCGGCACGACTTATGGAAGATATGGAAAAAGCCGGTTTGGTCAGCGCTATGGAAAGTAATGGTAATCGTGACATTCTTATACCCGATAGATTAAATGAATAA